A section of the Alkalihalobacillus sp. LMS39 genome encodes:
- the glyS gene encoding glycine--tRNA ligase subunit beta, producing MNKRDFLLEVGLEEMPARFVTDAMNQLQDKVTKWLTEEQIEFDRVEAFSTPRRLAVLVHQLAEKQADIEEESRGPAKKIAMDEQGNWTKAALGFARGQGVEESQLFFKEVKGTEYVFAKKFIKGQETVSVLPNIQTLITSMSFPKNMRWNEYDLRFVRPIQWLVALYGQDIIPLEITNVTADRYTYGHRFLGGKVEIQQPADYKSTLLGEHVLVQPEDRKQAIRQQLKGIEEERNWTIPVNEALLEEVTNLVEYPTALFGGFEEGFLVLPEEVLITSMREHQRYFPVQSKEGQLLPYFITVRNGDHQHLENVKKGNEKVLRARLSDAEFFYKEDQKMKIDDALARLETIVYHEDLGTTGDKVRRIQKIANQLAKRTDVGQIEEVERSAKLCKFDLVTQMVYEFPELQGRMGEEYALKAGESPVVSKAIKEHYMPRFSGDKSPSTLVGTMVSIADKIDTIVSCFAIGLIPTGSQDPYALRRQAAGIVQMVVDHKLSIPVEEIIDIALTVAKKNQLLKREEKEIVQDLTEFFTLRMKNLLQEKGVRYDIIDAILVGQLGELTTVVKKAEVLMEQVNTPRFKEIVEALSRVTNIAAKADDLKSIHIDPSLFEKEEEKALYTFYENVNEKVDQLLDEGNATDAFQLIASGQQVIHEYFDNIMVMANDDSLKTNRLSQMKKLAETIESFAKFNAIVFS from the coding sequence ATGAATAAACGTGATTTTTTATTAGAAGTCGGATTAGAAGAAATGCCTGCACGATTTGTCACAGATGCGATGAATCAATTGCAAGACAAAGTGACGAAATGGCTGACAGAAGAACAAATTGAATTTGATCGAGTGGAAGCTTTCTCCACGCCGAGACGATTAGCGGTTTTAGTGCACCAATTGGCTGAAAAGCAAGCTGATATTGAAGAGGAAAGCCGGGGGCCTGCTAAAAAGATTGCCATGGATGAACAAGGAAACTGGACAAAAGCAGCACTTGGATTTGCAAGGGGCCAAGGTGTAGAGGAGAGCCAATTATTTTTTAAGGAAGTAAAAGGAACAGAATATGTTTTTGCGAAGAAATTCATTAAAGGACAGGAAACAGTATCTGTTTTACCAAACATTCAAACGTTAATTACAAGCATGAGTTTTCCGAAAAATATGAGATGGAATGAATATGATTTACGGTTTGTCCGTCCGATCCAGTGGTTGGTAGCACTATATGGGCAAGATATTATCCCACTTGAGATTACAAATGTTACTGCAGACCGCTATACATATGGACATCGATTTTTAGGTGGAAAGGTAGAAATTCAACAGCCAGCTGACTATAAATCAACATTATTAGGTGAGCATGTTTTAGTTCAACCAGAAGATCGAAAACAGGCGATTCGCCAGCAGTTAAAAGGAATTGAAGAAGAAAGAAATTGGACGATTCCTGTAAATGAGGCTTTGCTTGAAGAAGTAACGAACTTGGTTGAGTATCCAACGGCATTATTTGGTGGATTTGAGGAAGGCTTTTTAGTATTACCAGAAGAAGTCCTTATTACATCGATGCGAGAGCACCAACGTTACTTCCCTGTTCAATCAAAAGAGGGGCAATTGCTACCTTACTTTATAACGGTTCGAAATGGAGACCATCAACATTTAGAAAATGTGAAAAAAGGAAATGAAAAAGTTCTTCGTGCAAGACTTTCAGATGCTGAGTTTTTCTATAAAGAAGACCAAAAAATGAAAATAGACGATGCACTCGCTCGCCTTGAAACGATTGTATATCATGAAGATTTAGGCACGACTGGAGACAAAGTACGTCGCATTCAAAAAATTGCAAATCAGTTAGCAAAAAGAACCGATGTAGGTCAAATCGAAGAAGTGGAGCGCTCGGCTAAATTATGTAAGTTTGACCTTGTGACTCAAATGGTATATGAATTTCCTGAACTTCAAGGACGAATGGGAGAGGAATATGCGTTAAAAGCTGGAGAAAGCCCGGTTGTTTCCAAAGCGATAAAAGAGCATTATATGCCAAGGTTTTCAGGTGATAAAAGTCCATCAACCTTAGTAGGAACGATGGTAAGTATCGCTGATAAAATCGATACGATTGTCTCTTGTTTTGCGATTGGATTAATTCCGACAGGTTCCCAAGACCCGTACGCTCTTAGAAGACAAGCAGCAGGTATCGTACAAATGGTTGTGGATCATAAGCTATCCATTCCGGTTGAAGAAATCATTGACATCGCCCTAACTGTTGCAAAGAAAAACCAATTGTTAAAAAGAGAAGAAAAAGAAATTGTGCAAGATTTAACCGAATTTTTCACTTTAAGAATGAAAAACTTACTGCAAGAAAAAGGGGTCCGTTATGATATTATAGATGCGATTCTTGTAGGTCAACTAGGAGAACTAACAACGGTTGTAAAAAAAGCAGAAGTGCTTATGGAACAAGTAAACACACCTCGTTTCAAAGAAATTGTGGAAGCATTAAGCAGGGTTACCAATATTGCAGCAAAAGCGGATGACTTAAAATCCATTCACATTGACCCTTCTTTATTTGAAAAAGAAGAAGAAAAGGCATTGTATACGTTTTATGAAAATGTAAATGAAAAAGTGGACCAACTATTGGATGAGGGCAATGCAACAGACGCGTTTCAATTAATAGCTTCAGGTCAACAAGTCATTCATGAATATTTTGATAATATTATGGTTATGGCAAACGATGATTCATTAAAAACAAACCGTTTAAGTCAAATGAAGAAGTTAGCAGAAACAATCGAGTCCTTTGCAAAATTTAATGCTATTGTTTTTTCATAA
- the glyQ gene encoding glycine--tRNA ligase subunit alpha, producing MNVQTMILTLQNFWADQNCIIAQAYDVEKGAGTMNPMTYLRSIGPEPWNVAYVEPSRRPVDGRYGENPNRLYQHHQFQVIMKPSPDNIQELYLESLKQLGINPLEHDIRFVEDNWEAPTLGAWGLGWEVWLDGMEITQFTYFQQVGGIDANPVAVEITYGIERLASYIQDKENVFDLEWVNGFTYGDIFLQPEYEHSKYTFEVSDSAMLFQLFSTYEQEAKRALDEKLVFPAYDYVLKCSHVFNLLDARGAISVTERTGYIGRVRNLARTCARVYYDERERLGFPMLKQKGESTDE from the coding sequence ATGAATGTGCAAACGATGATTTTAACGTTGCAAAATTTTTGGGCTGATCAAAATTGTATCATCGCCCAAGCATATGATGTAGAAAAAGGAGCCGGAACGATGAATCCGATGACATATTTGCGAAGTATAGGTCCTGAACCTTGGAATGTCGCATATGTTGAACCATCCAGAAGGCCGGTAGATGGTCGTTATGGCGAGAATCCTAATCGTTTATATCAACATCATCAATTTCAGGTCATTATGAAACCATCTCCAGATAATATTCAAGAGCTTTATTTAGAAAGTTTAAAGCAATTAGGGATAAACCCACTTGAACATGATATCCGGTTTGTAGAAGACAACTGGGAGGCACCGACGTTAGGGGCATGGGGATTAGGTTGGGAAGTTTGGTTAGATGGGATGGAAATCACTCAATTCACGTATTTCCAGCAAGTAGGTGGAATTGATGCTAATCCTGTTGCAGTTGAAATTACATATGGAATTGAACGGTTAGCATCTTATATTCAAGATAAAGAAAATGTATTTGATTTAGAATGGGTAAATGGATTTACATATGGCGATATCTTTTTACAGCCTGAATATGAGCATTCTAAATACACGTTTGAAGTTTCGGATAGTGCGATGTTATTCCAATTGTTTAGTACGTATGAGCAAGAAGCAAAACGTGCATTAGATGAAAAGCTTGTGTTCCCAGCATATGATTATGTTCTGAAATGTTCTCATGTGTTTAACTTATTAGATGCAAGGGGCGCCATTTCAGTCACAGAACGTACTGGGTATATTGGAAGAGTTCGAAATTTAGCCAGAACATGTGCCCGTGTTTATTATGATGAGCGAGAGCGTTTAGGGTTTCCGATGTTGAAACAGAAAGGGGAGTCAACAGATGAATAA
- a CDS encoding helix-turn-helix transcriptional regulator — protein MKVVNTIELTVRQQYILDLVRDNGPITGEQIAESLNLTRATLRPDLAILTMAGFLDARPRVGYFYTGKTGSQLLTEKVKKITVQQYQSIPVVVDDSSSVYDAICTMFLEDVGTLFVVDKNSSLTGVLSRKDLLRASLGKQQLESMPVSIIMTRMPNITMCMKDDLIIEVANTLITKQIDALPVVRKIDKGSGYEVIGRVTKTSMTKVLVDLANDELL, from the coding sequence ATGAAGGTGGTGAACACGATCGAACTAACGGTGAGGCAACAATACATCCTTGATTTAGTAAGAGACAATGGGCCAATAACAGGAGAACAGATCGCAGAAAGTTTAAATTTAACAAGAGCAACACTACGGCCAGATTTAGCGATTTTAACGATGGCAGGTTTTTTAGATGCAAGACCAAGAGTCGGTTATTTTTACACGGGGAAAACTGGTTCTCAATTATTAACGGAAAAAGTAAAAAAAATTACTGTGCAACAATATCAATCCATTCCTGTTGTTGTGGATGATTCTTCATCAGTGTACGATGCCATATGCACAATGTTTTTAGAAGATGTTGGAACATTATTTGTTGTGGATAAAAATTCATCATTAACAGGAGTTCTTTCCCGCAAAGATTTGTTACGAGCAAGTTTGGGGAAACAACAGTTAGAATCGATGCCTGTAAGTATTATTATGACGAGAATGCCAAATATTACGATGTGTATGAAAGATGATTTAATTATTGAAGTGGCAAATACATTGATTACAAAGCAAATTGATGCACTTCCAGTCGTTCGAAAAATAGATAAAGGGTCGGGTTATGAAGTCATTGGAAGAGTGACAAAAACAAGTATGACAAAAGTACTTGTTGACTTAGCGAATGATGAATTGCTTTAA
- the recO gene encoding DNA repair protein RecO: MLQKAEGIVIRTIDYGESNKIITLLTREFGKIGVMARGAKKPKSRLTSISQLFGHGYFLFYKSTGLATLQQGEIIESFREVRNDLFRASYASYVVELTDKLTEERQPHPALFDLLQKTLHYIDEGIDSEILTRIFEVKMFIVAGIQPELHQCASCGQVEGEFSFSIKEAGFLCHRCYFKDPHLLRISPATIRLLRLFSTINLDKLGAISVKNETKKELATVISSYYDTYSGIQLKSKRFLEQLERMDVNQEDES; encoded by the coding sequence ATGCTACAAAAAGCAGAAGGTATTGTAATTCGAACGATTGATTACGGTGAATCAAATAAAATTATTACTTTACTTACACGTGAGTTTGGCAAAATAGGTGTTATGGCACGTGGGGCGAAAAAACCGAAAAGTCGGTTAACTTCAATTTCTCAATTATTCGGTCACGGATATTTCTTGTTTTATAAAAGTACGGGATTAGCGACGTTACAACAAGGAGAAATTATTGAGTCTTTTCGAGAGGTTCGGAATGATTTATTTCGAGCCTCTTATGCTTCTTACGTTGTTGAATTAACTGACAAACTAACAGAGGAACGTCAGCCCCATCCAGCTTTATTTGATTTATTACAAAAAACATTGCATTATATTGATGAAGGAATAGACAGTGAAATATTAACGAGGATCTTTGAAGTGAAAATGTTCATTGTAGCTGGGATACAACCTGAACTTCATCAATGTGCATCATGTGGGCAAGTGGAAGGTGAATTTAGTTTTTCTATTAAGGAAGCTGGTTTCTTATGTCATCGATGTTATTTTAAAGATCCGCACCTTTTGAGAATATCACCTGCGACAATAAGGCTACTTCGATTATTTTCAACGATTAATTTAGATAAGTTAGGTGCAATATCGGTAAAAAACGAAACAAAAAAAGAACTTGCGACAGTCATTTCATCTTATTATGATACATACTCTGGCATTCAGCTAAAATCTAAACGTTTTTTAGAACAATTAGAACGAATGGATGTAAATCAAGAAGATGAAAGTTGA